In one window of Azoarcus olearius DNA:
- a CDS encoding flagella synthesis protein FlgN produces the protein MRAPSPADLQRLALLIEAEAIQLREFVALLEHEEALLVAGDTDALLTLTKDKTDRYRQLQRLADDKALHLGRLGRSNADASIRELCAGLPRVLARWDEVLELARNARERNTLNGKLITERMQHNQAALSVLLSAANHPQLYDAAGQTRPTGGGRILGSA, from the coding sequence ATGCGAGCACCCTCTCCCGCCGACCTCCAGCGCCTCGCCCTGCTGATCGAAGCCGAGGCCATCCAGTTGCGCGAATTCGTCGCGCTGCTCGAACACGAGGAAGCCCTGCTCGTTGCCGGCGACACGGATGCGCTGCTCACGCTGACGAAGGACAAGACCGACCGCTACCGCCAATTGCAGCGGCTGGCCGACGACAAGGCCCTGCATCTCGGCCGCCTCGGGCGCAGCAATGCCGACGCGTCCATCCGCGAACTGTGCGCCGGCCTGCCGCGCGTGCTGGCGCGCTGGGACGAAGTGCTGGAACTCGCCCGCAACGCCCGTGAGCGCAATACGCTCAACGGCAAGCTGATCACCGAGCGCATGCAGCACAACCAGGCCGCGCTGTCGGTGCTGCTGTCCGCCGCCAACCATCCCCAGCTGTACGACGCCGCCGGCCAGACCCGCCCCACCGGCGGCGGCCGCATCCTCGGCAGCGCCTGA
- a CDS encoding Spy/CpxP family protein refolding chaperone, with product MKTPIKRTAIVLFAALGVLGSGLAAARGGDGMPRDCGWHAMSAERVKDKADLGLARLELALAIKPEQKGAWDQFKTAMLRRAERMGADFEARAKEAAPKTALERMERMEVRGKAHLAELAETRNDVEALYGKLSDAQKKVFDAEFRHGFGGDGPRHAGMRGEHRPRHEGMHGGRAVEPR from the coding sequence ATGAAGACCCCCATCAAGCGCACCGCCATCGTCCTCTTCGCGGCCCTCGGCGTGCTGGGTTCCGGCCTCGCCGCCGCCCGCGGCGGCGACGGCATGCCGCGCGATTGCGGTTGGCATGCGATGTCCGCCGAGCGCGTCAAGGACAAGGCCGATCTCGGCCTCGCGCGGCTGGAACTCGCGCTGGCAATCAAACCCGAACAGAAGGGCGCGTGGGATCAGTTCAAGACGGCGATGCTGCGTCGCGCCGAACGCATGGGCGCCGACTTCGAAGCGCGTGCCAAGGAGGCAGCCCCCAAGACGGCGCTCGAACGCATGGAGCGGATGGAAGTCCGCGGCAAGGCGCATCTGGCGGAACTCGCGGAGACGCGCAACGACGTCGAGGCGCTGTACGGCAAGCTGAGCGATGCGCAGAAGAAGGTGTTCGACGCGGAGTTCCGTCATGGCTTCGGCGGCGACGGACCGCGTCATGCCGGCATGCGGGGGGAGCACCGCCCGCGGCACGAAGGCATGCACGGTGGCCGCGCTGTCGAACCGCGTTGA
- a CDS encoding response regulator: MTNQPDHILIVDDDRDIRSLLADYLEKQGLRCTTAADGREMKAALERHRVDLIVLDLMLPGEDGLTLCRNLRAGGSHANTPILMLTARGEDMDRIIGLEMGADDYLPKPFVPRELYARVRAILRRARALPPNLDTQPQAQARELRFAQWRLDTVNRHLIDAQGTVVPLSGAEYRMLGVFLAHPQRVLSRDQLMELTQGREADVFDRSIDLMVSRLRQRLGDNAREPAIIKTVRNEGYVLSAEVVAGDGSLSQ; this comes from the coding sequence ATGACCAACCAGCCAGATCACATCCTCATCGTCGATGACGATCGCGACATCCGCAGCCTGCTCGCCGATTACCTGGAGAAGCAGGGCCTGCGCTGCACCACCGCGGCGGACGGCCGCGAGATGAAGGCGGCGCTGGAACGCCACCGTGTCGACCTGATCGTGCTCGACCTGATGCTGCCGGGCGAAGACGGCCTGACGCTGTGTCGCAACCTGCGCGCCGGCGGCAGCCACGCCAACACGCCGATCCTGATGCTGACCGCGCGCGGCGAGGACATGGACCGCATCATCGGTCTGGAGATGGGAGCCGACGACTACCTGCCCAAGCCCTTCGTGCCGCGCGAACTCTATGCCCGCGTACGCGCCATCCTGCGCCGCGCGCGCGCGTTGCCCCCCAACCTCGACACCCAGCCGCAGGCGCAGGCGCGCGAGCTGCGCTTCGCGCAGTGGCGGCTCGACACCGTCAACCGCCACCTCATCGATGCGCAGGGCACGGTGGTACCGCTGTCGGGCGCCGAATACCGCATGCTCGGCGTGTTCCTCGCCCATCCGCAGCGCGTGCTGTCGCGCGATCAGTTGATGGAGCTGACCCAGGGCCGCGAAGCCGACGTGTTCGACCGCTCGATCGACCTGATGGTGAGCCGCCTGCGCCAGCGCCTGGGGGATAACGCGCGCGAACCCGCCATCATCAAGACCGTGCGCAACGAGGGCTATGTGCTCAGCGCCGAGGTCGTTGCCGGCGACGGGAGCCTGAGCCAGTGA